In the genome of Candidatus Methylomirabilota bacterium, the window TTCCCGGCCAGCCCGATACCGTGCAGTTCCACTTCGCCTTCTGGCCCATGCTGGCGGTCACCGCGATCATGTGCGCGGTCTTCGGTGTCTTGTTCGGCGCGCCGACCCTGCGGCTCCGCGGCGACTATCTCGCCATCGTGACGCTGGGCTTCGGCGAGATCGTGCCGGTGGTGGCGCGCAACTGGGAGGGGCTCACCAACGGCGCCCAGGGGCTGGGCGGCATCCGCACGCCGCGCCTCTTCGGCTACGAGTTCGGCTTCTCCCCCTACCCCTACTACTTCCTGGGCCTCGGCCTCGTCGCACTCGCGGTGTGGCTGTCCATCCGCCTCCAGGAGTCCCGCGTCGGCCGCGCGTGGATGGCGATTCGTGAAGACGAGCTGGCCGCCGGCGCCATGGGCGTCAATCACGTGCACTACAAGCTGCTCGCCTTTGCCATGGGCGCGGCGGTGGGCGGGCTCGCCGGCACCTTCTACGTGGCCAAGCTCACCACCGCCACCCCGGACATGTTCACGTTCCCGGTATCGGTGATGGTGCTGGTCATGGTGGTGCTGGGCGGCATGGGCTCGATCCGGGGCGTGGTGGTGGCTGCCCTCTTCCTCGCGTTTCTCCAGTCGGTAATCCTGCAGGAGCTCACCGACTGGGTGCACGCCCTCGGGCGGCTCGTCGGCAGCGCGTTCCTCCAGCGGATCGAGCTCATCACGTCACTTGAGCTGATCTTCGGCGTCATCCTCGTCCTCATGATGATCTTCCGCCGCGAGGGCATCTGGCCGGCGGTGCGGCGGGTGTCCGCGCTCACGCCCGAGCAGCAGGCGGCAGTGCCGAGCCGGGGCGCCGCGGTGCAGCTCTCCTGGTCGCAGGCCGCGCGGGCCGACGCGCCGCCCCGGGCGCTCCTCGAGATCGAGAGCCTGAGCAAGCAGTTCGGCGGGGTGGCGGCGGCGGACCGCATCTCGCTCACCGTGGACGCGGGCGAGCTGGTCAGCGTGATCGGGCCCAACGGCTCGGGAAAGACCACGCTGTTCAACCTGATCACCGGGCTCATCGCCCGCGACAGCGGGAGCATCCGCCTCGAGGGCCGCGAGATCGGCGGCCTCCCTGCCCACGCCATCGTCGCGCGCGGGGTGGCCCGCACCTTCCAGAACATCCGCCTGTTCAACAATCTGAGCGTGCTGGAGAACCTCCTCGTGGGCGAGCACTCGCGCCTGCAGGCGGGCGCGCTGGGTGCGGTGTTCCGCCCGCCGCGCGTGCGCGCCGAAGAACGGGCGGCGGTGGACCGCGCGCTCGAGGTGCTGGGGCTCTTCGGCAATCGCCTGCTGCCCCGCCTCGACCACCCCGCCTACGGGCTCTCCTACGCCAATCGCCGGCGTACCGAGATCGCGCGCGCCATCATGACCCAGCCGAAGCTCCTGCTCCTCGACGAGCCCGCCGCGGGCATGAATCCCGCCGAGACGCTCGAGCTGATGGACCTCGTCAAGGCGCTGCGCGGCCTCGGTATCACCATCGTGCTGATCGAGCACAAGCTGGACGTGGTCATGGACATGTCGGATCGGGTGATCGTCCTCGACCACGGCGTGAAGATCGCGGAGGGCGCCCCCGTCGAGGTGCGGAACGACGAGCGGGTGATCGAGGCCTATCTCGGCCGTCGGCGCCGCGCGGCATGAGCCCGCGGGGCCCGCTGCTTCTCGACTTCCGCGGCGTGCACACGCACTACGGGCCGCTCCACGTGCTCAAGGGCGTGAGCTACGAGATCTACGAGGGCGAGATCGTCTCTCTGCTTGGCGGCAACGCCTCGGGCAAGTCCACGACCATGAAGACCGTGCTGGGGCTGGTGCGGCCGACGGAGGGGACCATCCGGTTCCGAGGGGAGCCGATCCACGCCCTCCGCACCAGCGAGATCGTCAAGCGCGGCATCGCGCCCGTGCCGGAAGGACGGCGCGTGTTCCCGCGGATGACCATCGTCGAGAACCTCGAGATGGGCCGCTACACGCGCCGTTCAGAGCCCGGCTGGGATACCGACCTCGACCGCGTGTTCGGCCTGTTCCCGGTGCTGAAGGAGCGGCGGCATCAGCTCGCGGGCACGATGTCGGGCGGCGAGCAGCAGATGCTCGCCATCGCACGGGCGCTCATGACGAACCCGCGCCTCCTCTGCATGGACGAGCCTTCGATGGGCCTGGCGCCCCGTCTCGTCGAGGACGTGTTCGACATCATCCGCGCCATCAACGGCCAGGGCACCACCATCTTCGTCATCGAGCAGAACGTCAACATGGCGCTGTCCGTCGCCCACCGGGGCTACGTGCTGCAGATGGGCGAGGTGGTCCTGAGCGGCGCCGCCGCCGAGCTGCTCGAGAATCCTCTGATCCAGAAAGCCTATCTGGGCAGCGCGTAGCGCCGCCGCCGGCCGAAGCGGCCGTAGCGGAGCGCGGCCACGCCCAGAGCGCGTCGTCGAGTCACCCGCCGAGCCGCACGTCGTCGAGGCATGCCCCGTCCAGGGGCATGTTCCGTGCCGGTTTTAGGTGCTCGTGAGATCAGCCACTTGGACGCCGCAAACACTGCGTAGCGAGGTCCTCGTAAGATTCGCCGACAGCTGGGTGTGCTAGCATCAGGCCGCCCGCACGGGCGGAGGCAAGGATGGCGGACATCGTCCTCGGCATCGGCACCTCGCACAGCCCCATGCTCAGCACGCCCCACGAGGCCTTCGCGGGGCATCGAGAGCGCGACCAGCAGCGGGTGCCCGAGTTCGCCGCCCTGGCCCGGGAGCGTGCCGCGCGCGTCGCCCCCGAGCTGGCCCCCGCCGTCACCGCGGCGCGCCACGCCGCCAACCAGGCGGCCCTCGCCACCCTGGCCGCCGCGCTGGCCGACGCCGCGCTGGACGCACTGGTGATCATCGGCGACGACCAGGGCGAGTGGTTCAGCGTGGACAGCCAGCCCGCCCTCTGCATCTACTGGGGCGATGCGGTGGAAAGCCTGCCGCCGCCGGTGGAGCGCATGGCGCCCTCCCTGCGCCTGGGGTACTGGGGCTACTACGGCGACGGGGCCAATCGGAGCTACCCCGTGGATGCCGCCCTGGGGCGCCACGTCATCGAATCGCTCACCCGCGACCACAGCTTCGACGTGGCGCACATGCGGGTGCAGCCTCGCCACGCGCCCTTCGGGCACGCGTGGAGCTTCGTGCACCAGCGCCTGATGAACGGCACGGTCATCCCGATCGTGCCCGTGCTGCTCAACACGTACTATCCCCCGAACCAGCCGACCCCGAAGCGGTGCTACGAGCTCGGTCGGGCGCTTCGCCGGGTCATCGAGGCCTGGCCGGGGGCCCGGCGGGTGGGCGTGCTCGGCTCGGGCGGGCTCAGCCACTTCGTGGTGGACGAGGCGCTCGACCGTCATGTGCTCAACATCCTCGCCCGGCGGGACGCGGACGCGGTGGCCGCGCTGCCGCTGAATCGCCTGAACTCCGGCAACTCCGAGATCCGCAACTGGATCGCCGCCGCGGGGGCCCTCGAGGGCCTCGCGATGCGGCTTCTGGACTACGTGCCGTGCTATCGCTCCGAAGCCGGTACCGGCTGCGGCATGGCTTTCGCGATCTGGGACTGAAGGGAGGCGCTCCATGCTCTCGCGAGAAGACAACGAGCTCCTGTGCCGGGTGGGCCGCGGCACGCCGATGGGCGAGCTGCTGCGCCAGTACTGGATGCCGGGTCTGCCGTCGTCCGAGCTGCCGTCGCCCGACGGGCCGCCGAAGAAAGTCCGCCTCCTCGGCGAGGATCTCGTCGCCTTCCGCGACACCGAAGGGCGCGTGGGCCTGCTCGCGGCGAACTGTCCGCATCGCGGCGCGTCCCTCTTCTTCGGGCGAAACGAGGAGTGCGGGCTCCGCTGCGCGTATCACGGCTGGAAGTTCGACGTGACCGGTCGCTGCATGGACATGCCGAGCGAGCCCGAGGAGAGCACGTTCAAGGACAAGGTCCGCGCACGCGCCTACCCGTGTCGTGACGTCAACGGCGTCGTGTGGGTCTACATGGGGACGCGCCAGTCCCCGCCCCCGTTCCCGACCTTCGAGATCAACACGCTCCCCGCCGAGCAGGTCTACCCGCCGCTCATGATGCTGGAAGACTGCAACTGGATGCAGGCGCTCGAGGGCGACATCGACTCGTCCCACATCGACTGGGTACACGGCAAGCGCCGCCCCGACAGCGCCCAGCGCGGCACCTTCCATCGGGACAAGCGCCCGCGCCTCGAGGTACTGGGCACGGACTACGGCGCCTGCTACTCCGCGCGGCGGCGCGGCGACACGGATGGGCTCTACTGGCACCGCATCACCCAGTTCATCCTCCCCTTCTTCACCATGATCGCGGCCAGCGATCCCGCCATCGTCTCGGCGCGCGCGTGGGTTCCGCTCGATGATCACCAGAACCTCCAGTTCGTGCTGCGTGGCCGGCTCGACCGCCCGGTGACGGAGGAGGAGCGCCGCCAGGTGCGCGATCCCTTCAAGGCCTGGGGCGGCTACGTGGACGGCGGCAGCGACCCGCGGCGCCGCTTCTACACGACGGCGAACCTCCACAACGACTACCTGCTGGACTACGAGCTGCAGCGCACCGAGCTCAACCTCGGCATCCCGTTCCTGGGCAACCTGCAGGACCGCGCGATGACCGAGACGATGGGGCCGATCTACGACCGCACCCAGGAGCATCTGGGCACCACCGACGCCATGGTGATCTTCGCGAGGAAGCTCCTCCTCGACGCGGCGAGGGCGCTGCGCGACCGCGGGACCGTGCCCGCCAACGTGGACGACGCCTCGCTCTACCGCGTGCGCCCGGCCTCCGTCATCCTGCCCGACGGCGAGAGCTGGGTGGCCGCCACCGAGAAGGCGCGCCAATCAGACGCAGGCGTGCCCATCGCCTGGGTGCCCTTCGTCTGAGCCGGGCCGTGGAGAATCTCGCCTACTACCGCGCGATCCCGTACCTCCTCGTCGTCGAGACGGTGGAGCGGGCGGGGTCCTGGTGGCGGCGCGCCAGCTATCCCGAGCTTCCGGGCTGCGCGGCGGAGGCGGAGTCCGCGGTGGAGGCCATCGAGCGGCTGGAGGAGGAGCGCGAAGCCCTGCTCGCCCGGTGCTGGGAGCGGGGCGAGCCCATCCCGGTGCCCCGTCCGCCGCTCAGAAGTCCTGCGCCGGCTGTTGTTGACAAGTGATCTGTCCGCTCGGTTTTGACACGTGATCTGTCCGCTTTCAGTGAACGCGCCCTAGGCGGCCAGGGCGCGGCCCCGGGGGTCGTAGCGGCCGAAACAGCGGGCCCCGCACCACACGGAGTACCGGCCGTCGAGGTGGCGGCGCACGAGCACGCGCAGCCCGCTGCAGGAGCGGCGGCCGCGCTGTTTACTGACCGCCAAGGCCACCCCGTCGAGCACGACGACGTTGTCGCGGCTGACCACGCGCTCTTCTTCGTGACACAGGATCTGGTCCAGATCGGTGGACCCGAGCGCCACGAAGGCTGAGGCGGGGTCCGCCGGAGCCCGCGCAAAGGTCGCGTTGTAGGTCGGCAGGAACGTCTGCTCGAGGTAGCGATTGGCCGCCGCCACCGTGGCGATGCCGGCCACGCGCAGCTCGTTGACGAGGCGATCCTGCAGCGTGCGATTGACCCGCTCGCTGCGGCCCCGGGCCTGGGGCGAATAGCTCAGGATGTGCTCAATCCCCAGCGTGCGCAGGGCGCGGCCCACCTGCGTGAGCTTCGTCGGGTCCGGCCGGGCCCCGGCCCGCGGCGTGTGGGCCGCCCAATGGGCCCGATCCGTGTAGAGGGCGATGGGCAAGCCGTAGCGGCGAAACACCGCCCCCAGCGCGGTCATGATGGCCCGCACACTCTCGCCCCCGTCGACGAGCTGCGCGTAGAGCAGCTGCTTCGTGGCATCGTCCACGATGGCCACCAGCGTATCCAGGCCCTCGGGCCCCAGGGCCAGCCAGCGATGCCGGCTGCCGTCCAGATGCAATAGCTCCCCAAAGCACGGCCGCGGCTCCCGCCGCCGCCGATGCCGCCCGCGGGCCTGGGCTTTGGGCAGCAAGCCCGCCTTCTGGAGCGCCGTCTTGACGTAGGTATACCCGAGCGTCACGCCGTGCTCTCGCTGGGCGAGCTGGTGGAAGTGGCGGCCGTTGAACCCGCCATAGCGCTCCCGATACAGCCGCAGGATGCGTTGCACCTCGCCGAACGGGGCCCGCCGGGGCGAGGGCCGGCCGTAGCGATGATCCAGCAACCCGTCGTAGCCGCGGCGCTCGAACCGCGCCCGCCACCGGCGCACACTGCGGGGACTACAGCCGATGATCTCGGCGGCCTGGATCCAGCTGATCGCCCCACTCATCGCGCGCAGCACGACCTCCCGAATCGTCATCGCCCGCTCCACTGCCACCCGGGGGAAGAGCATGGTCGACCTCCCGGTCCACCATGTGCCCCCACCCCGCGGCCGCTAGAGCGGACAGATCACTTGTTCTCGGGAGCGGACACATAGTGTGCTCCCTACAAGAAGTCCTGCGCCGGCTTGACAGCCCACGCCGCCACGAGTACCTTGCCCGTCGTCACGGCCCACACCGTTTGAAGTTCCCGTTTCTTCCCAACGAGAAGAGAAAGGGGACCCGCCATGATTCCCGCCGGGTTCGACTACCACGCCCCTGCCACCATCGGGGAGGCCACCGCGCTCTTGTCCCGGCTGGGGGACGACGCCAAGGTGCTCTCCGGTGGCCAGAGTCTCATCCCGCTCCTGAAGCTCCGCCTCGCAAGCCCACGGCATCTCGTGGATATCAACCGGATCCCGGGTCTCGCCTACGTCAAGGAGGCGGACGGGGCTCTCCGCATCGGCGCCCTCGCGCGCGAGGTGGATCTGGACGAGTCCGACGTGGTGCGAGCACGCTATCCGCTCTTGGCGGATGCGACCCGCGTGATCGCCGATCCGCTGGTACGGAACCTCGCCACCGTCGCGGGTAACCTTGCCCACGGCGACCCCGCGAATGATCATCCGGCGGTCATGCTGGCGCTGGGGGCGGAGATCACGGCCACCGGTCCCTTCGGCGCGCGGCGCATTCCCATCGGCAGCTTCTTCAAGGGTCCGTTCGAGACCGCGCTCAAGCCCGATGAGCTCTTGACCGAGATTCGCGCGCCGGCTCCGCCGCCGCGCAGTGGCGGGGCGTACGTCAAGCTGGAGCGTAAGGTCGGCGACTTCGCCACCGCGGCGGTGGCGGCCCAGATCACCCTCGCCGGCGACGGCACGGTGGCCGACATCGGCATCGCGCTCACCAACGTGGGGCTGACGCCGATCAAGGCGGACAAGGCGGAGGCCGCGCTGAGAGGCAGACGGCCCGACGACGCCGCGATCAAGGAGGCCGCGCAGCTGGCCGCCGATGCAGCCCGGCCGGAGCCCGATCTGCGCGGCTCGGCCGAATACAAGAAGGATGTCGTCCGGGTCCTGACGGCCCGCGCGCTGCGGAAGGCGATCGAGCGCGCCGGCGGAGGCAAGTGACGCCATGAACGTCCAGGTCACGATCAACGGCGAGAAGCTCTCCGCCGACGTGGAGCCGCGACTGCTCCTCGTCCACCTCATCCGGGAAGTCTTCCGGCTCACCGGCACGCACATCGGCTGCGACACCACGCATTGCGGCGCGTGCGCGGTGTTGCTCGACGGCCGGCCGGTGAAGTCCTGCACGATGTTCGCCGTGCAGGCCCACAACCGCGACATCCAGACGGTGGAAGGGCTCGAGCAGAACGGCGCGCTGCATCCTCTGCAGGAAGGCTTCATCGCGGAGCATGGGCTCCAGTGCGGTTACTGCACCCCGGGCATGCTCATGACGAGCAAGGCCTTTCTGGACAAGCACCCGTCGCCCTCCGAGGACGAGATCCGCTGGGCGATCTCCGGCAATCTCTGCCGCTGCACCGGGTACGTGAACATTGTCAAGGCCGTGCAGCACGCGGCGGCCCAGCTCAGGGCGGCGGCGCCCGCGGGAGGGACGCGATGACCACGATGAGGACCACTCCCGAAGTCGGCGGCATGGGGCACTCGATCAAGAGAAAAGAGGATCCGCGCTTCATCCGGGGCAAGGGCACCTACGTGGACGACGTGGTGCTGCCCGGCATGCTCTATCTCGACATCGTGCGGAGCCCCCACGCCCACGCCAAGATCGTGAAGATCGACACCGCGAAGGCCACGGCGGTGCCGGGCGTGCTCGCCGTGATCACCGGCGCGGATCTCGCCAAGTACAACCTCCACTGGATGCCCACGCTCATGTCGGACACCCAGATGGTGCTGCCCGTCGAGAAGGTGATGTACCAGGCGCAGGAGGTGGCGGCGGTGCTCGCCACCACGCGCTACGCCGCCGCCGACGGCGCCGCCGCGGTGGACGTGGAGTACGAGCCGTTGCCCGCGGTGGTGAGCCCGCAGAAGGCGCTCGAGCCGGGCGCCCCGGTGCTCCGCACCGACAAGAAGGACAAGAAGGACAATCACATCTGGCACTGGGAGTGGGGCGACCGCGCCGCGACCGATCGCGCCTTCGCCGAGGCGGACGTGACGGTCAAGGAGCAGATCTACATCCCCCGCATCCACGTGGCGTCCATCGAGACCTGCGGCTGCGTGGCGCATTTCGACAAGGTCAACGACAAGCTCACGGTCTGGATGACCACCCAGGCGCCCCACGCGATCCGAACCGTCTTCGCCCTCGTCGCGGGCCACGTGGGCCTCGCCGAGCACAAGATCCGCATCATCTCCCCCGACATCGGGGGCGGGTTCGGCGGCAAGGTGCCGGTCTATCCCGGCTACGTGATCGCGGTGGCGGCGTCGGTTCTCACCGGCAAGCCCGTGAAGTGGATCGAGGACCGCATGGAGAATCTCCAGGCGGATTCCTTCGCCCGCGACTACCACATCACCGCGGAGCTGGCCGCCAAGAAGGACGGCACCCTCACCGCCCTCCGGATCAAGACCTTGGCCGATCACGGCTACACGGATGCCGCCGCCAACCCGTCCAAGTTCCCGGCGGGGCTCTTCCACGTCTGCACCGGCTCCTACGATCTCAAGGCCGCGCACGTGGAGGTCGACGGCGCCTATACCAACAAGCCGCCGGGCGGCATCGCGTACCGCTGCTCGTTCCGCGTCACGGAAGCCGTGCACACCATCGAGAGAATGGTCGACATCATGGCCCATCAGCTCGGCCAGGATCCCGCCGACTTCCGCAAGAAGAACTTCATCAAGCCGGAGCAGTTCCCCTACAAGTCGGCGCTCGGGTGGGAGTACGACAGCGGCAACTACGCGGGGGCGCTCGACAAGGCCATGCAGACGATCGGGTACGCCGAGCTCAAGCGGGAGCAGGCGGAGAAGCGCAAGCGCGGCGAGCTGATGGGCATCGGAATCTCGAGCTTCACCGAGATCGTGGGGGCCGGCCCCTCCAAGCACTTCGACATCCTCGGCCTCAAGATGTTCGACTCCTGCGAGATCCGCGTGCATCCCACCGGCAAGGCCATCGCGCGCTTCGGCACCAAGTCGCAGGGCCAGGGGCACGAGACCACCTACGCCCAGATCCTCGCCGAGGAGCTGGGCATCCCCGCCAAGGACATCCAGATCGAGGAAGGCGACACCGACACCGCGCCCTACGGGCTCGGCACCTACGCGAGCCGCTCCACGCCGGTCGCGGGCGCCGCCGCCGCGATCGCCGCGCGGAAGGTCCTCGACAAGGCGCGCAAGCTCGCGGCCCATCTCCTGGAGGTCGCGCCGGAGGACCTCGTCTACGAGCCGGGCAAGTTCTCGGTGAAGGGCGCGCCCAACCGTTCGAAGACCATCCAGGACTGCGCGTTCGCCGCCTATACCAATCACCCGCAGGGCATGGAGGCGGGGCTGGAGGCGGTGTCGTACTACGACCCGCCCAACCTCACCTACCCGTTCGGTAGCTACATCTGCGTCGTGGACATCGACAAGGGCACGGGCGAGGTGAAGGTGCGCCGCTTCGTCGCCATCGACGACTGCGGCAACATCATCAATCCCATGATCGTCCAGGGCCAGGTGCACGGCGGCCTCACCATGGGGCTGGCACCCGCGCTGCTCGAGGAGATCTCCTACGACGAGCACGGCAACGTGCAAGGGGGAAGCTTCATCGACTACCTGCTCCCGACGGCAGTGGAGACACCCAAATGGGAGACCGGCCACACCATCACGCCCTCCCCGCACCATCCCATCGGCGCCAAGGGCATCGGCGAGTCGGCCACCGTCGGCGCGCCCGCCGCCATCGCCAACGCGGTGGTGGACGCGCTCTGGCATCTGGGCGTCCGGCACGTGGACATCCCCATCACCCCGCCCAAGGTCTGGAAGCTCCTCCGGGAGAAGGGCGTCACCGAGTAACCCCTATGTCTGAGCCCGATCTTCTTGCGCTCGCCGCGGCGCTACGGCAGCAGGGCGAGGCCTTCGCCCTCGCCACCGTGGTGCGCTGCGAGCGGCCGACCTCGGCCAAGCCGGGCGCCAAGGCGCTGATCCGCGCCGACGGCACCATGCTCGGCTGGGTCGGCGGCGCCTGCGCGGAGCCCATCGTGCTGCGCGAGGCGGCGGCAGCGCTGCACGACGGTGAGCCGCGCCTCGTCAGCCTCGTGGGCGAGCACGGCCGGCCCGCCGGCCGCGCCGAGGGGATCCGCGAGCACCCGATGACGTGCCACAGCGGCGGCACGCTGGAGATCTACGTGGAGCCCTATCTTCCCAAGCCCCTGCTCGTGCTGGTCGGCCACGGGCCCGTGGTGGAGACGCTCGTCGCCCTCGGCCGCGCGGTGGACTACACCGTGGAGACCGTGGCCGCCGACGCCGGGGCGGCCGCCCTGGACCGCCTGGCCCTCACCGACCGCGCCGCCGTGGTGATCGCCACCCACGGCGAAGTGGACGAGGCGATGCTGGAGCGCGTCCTCGGCACCGGCGCGGGCTACGTCAGCCTGGTGGCCAGCCGCAAGCGCGCGGCCGCCGTCCTGGCGACGCTCCGCGAGCGGGGCGTGCCCATGGAGCGCCTGGGCCGGCTCAAGGCGCCCGCCGGGCTCGACATCGGCGCGGTGACGCCGACGGAGATCGCGGTGAGCATTCTCGCCGAGATCATCCAGCTCCGGCGCAGCGGCAAGGCGCCGGCGGCGGATGCCATGCCGCGCCTCGCCGTGATCGCTGCCCCGTCCTCGGCGCCGGCTGAAGGAGACGACGCCATCGATCCCGTGTGCGGGATGCGGGTCCGCGTGGCCACCGCCCGCCATCGCTCCGAGGCGGGCGGGCGCCCGGTGTACTTCTGCTGCGGTGGCTGCAAGGCGAAGTTCGACGCGGCGCCCGAGCGCTACGCGCTCCGCTGACCGCCAGCCCTGGTCATCCCGTCCACCGGACCGTGACGCCGAGCGCGCGCATCAGCAGCACCGCCCACCCGTTGTCCCAGACACGCCCGATCGCCAGCTCCATCTGAAGGAATCCGAGCGGCGTCAAGCGGCCCAGCCAGGGTTTCAGCGCCCCTCCGGCCTCGCGTGAGAGCGCGCGGGCGACGTGCACGGCGAGGGGCAGCGAGATCAGCGTGAACACCCGCGTGAAGTCCGCGCTGCTCCCTGCGATCGCGCAGCAGATACCGGCGAGCGCGAGCAGCCGCGTCCGCCGCCGGGCCCAGACGTACGCGATCACGGGGATCCAGAACCAGGAGAACGACAGCCACAGCATGGTCACCGGGCGCGCGACGTTGTTGCGGAGAAGGCTTTCCAGCCACTGGCCGACCCATGCGGCGCGGGGCGAGCCCGCGAGGCCGAGCTCCGCCAGATAGAGCTGCGCCATCCCCGCCCCTGCGGCCCAGCCGGCGAGCACCGCGAGCAGCCACGCGCGGGCGGGCCGATGCATCGCGGCATGCACGGCGAGGATCACCGTCGCCTGCTCCGGATGCGCGAGGGTCATGGCCATCGCGAGGACGGCGATGACCGCAGGGTGCCGAGCCAGGAGCAGGAGAAAGTAGGATCCGACCAGATAGGGGTCGGACTTCCCCAGCCAGAACGCGAGCACGTGGAGCAGGGGCGAGAGCGCGAGCAGACGGAAGAAGGCCCATCGCTCGTCGGGCTCGGCGATCGCGCGGTGGCCATAGACGAGCACGGCGGCCACCGCGGCGAGCGCGGCCGCGATCGCCAGCGCCTGGACCCGGTGGGGAGAGACGGCGCCCACGAGATATCCCACGAAGACATTCGCGACGGACGAGTGGATGTAGCGGTCGGACGGATCGCCGAGGAGACGGAACGGCTCGGCGTAGAGAGCGGCCAGCGCGTCGACGTCGACGAAGCGCGGCCCGGTGACGAGCAGGATCGCGGCGAAGAGCACCGCGCCGCGGCGCGTGGCCGCGCCGCCGCGATCCATCGCGCCCGTCTCCGTCGGCGCGGTGGGCGCGCCGGCCTAGTTGCCGGCGCGCTCCGCAAGCGGCGCGTAGTCCGCGACGCCGCCGTGGCCGCCCGCGAACTTCTCCGGCGTGATCCCCGCCTTCTTCACGCCGGCCACGAGCCCGAGCTGCAGGGGCGTGAGCTGCGCCGGCAGGGGCGGACCCGGACTCCAGAGGTCGGTGACATAGCCCAGGCGCGCCGAGGGCACGTAGCCAATCAGCATGGACTCCACGTGCGGGGTGTTGGGAACCATGTACGCCTGCACCTCCCGCGCGCCGTCGGAGAGCGCCCACTTGTCCGCGACTTCCACGATGGGCGTTCCAGCGAGGTCCTTGGCGGTGAGGTCGGGGTTGCGGATGTACGGCGCCGCGAGCACTCGGCGGAAGTGGGCGCCGGCGCCCTGGCCCACCACGATGGTGGCGCCCTCCGCGGCGTATGCACGGATCCCGCCCGCATGATCCATGTGGTGATGGGTCAGAACCAGGTACTTGACCGGCTTGCGGAGATACTTCGCCCGAACCGCGCTGAGCACCATGTTGGATTGCCGGTCGCTCACCGGCGCATCGAACACGACCACGTAGTCCTTCATCTCCACGACCAGGCTGTGGTGCGTGCCGCCCGCCGCGTGACTCACCCCGGGGGCCAGCTCGACGAGCCGGAGGCTCTGGGTGACGCGGGCGTCGAAGCTCGGATTCTCGGAGTCGAGGTACGCCCCGATGAACTGCCGCCGCAATACCCACTGATACGGCACGTCGGCGGTGGCGGGACGCGCCGCGCCCGCGCGGAAGGCATCAGGAATCGCGAGCTGGCCGGTGCCGATCGGGATGTTCTTCTTGAGGTCGGCGATCTTCGTCTCCATCACGAGGCGCCCACCCAGCTCGTAGCGCTGGGTCGTGGCCACCCGGATTCCGTCCAGCACCTGCCAGTCGGACAGAACGAGATCGTAGGGGACGTCACCCCAGATGTTGTCGTAGTCGAGCGTGCGGATGCGAGCGGGAAGGCCGGAGGTCCGGTCGAACATCACGGTGTAGAGCGTGTCCGCCGTCTGGTACCCCACCGCCGGGTAGGAGGTGCTCCCCACCACGATGTCGCCCAGCTGGGCGACGCGGTCGGGGTTCTTCTGCATCTCGAGCAGGAGGAGCGGTGAGCTCCGGCGCGCCTCGCGCTGGAACGTGGCCACACGCAGGCTCGACATCGTGTGCGCGGGCGGGTTCGAGTCGAGGCTCTGCTTGTTGCGCCCGGAGCTGTCGATGCCCGCGACATAGCCGGCCTCGGGCGTCACGATCTCGGTGTACGTGAACGAGCGCGGGGACGGATACGCGTAGTTCCGCACCCAGTCGACTCTCATGGCGCCGGACGCCATATCGGCGGCGGATGTGAAGGTGGATTCGTTAGCGAAGCGCGCCTCGCCGCCGGGGGCCAGCGACTGCTCGGGATCCCACTGGCGCACGGTGCCCTTGACCGCCAGCGTCTTCACGCCGGTGAGCGCGTTGACGCCCCCCATCCCATCG includes:
- a CDS encoding MBL fold metallo-hydrolase gives rise to the protein MRRLGRLFTVLLVVASCATSPQRGQALIGLGIDGMGGVNALTGVKTLAVKGTVRQWDPEQSLAPGGEARFANESTFTSAADMASGAMRVDWVRNYAYPSPRSFTYTEIVTPEAGYVAGIDSSGRNKQSLDSNPPAHTMSSLRVATFQREARRSSPLLLLEMQKNPDRVAQLGDIVVGSTSYPAVGYQTADTLYTVMFDRTSGLPARIRTLDYDNIWGDVPYDLVLSDWQVLDGIRVATTQRYELGGRLVMETKIADLKKNIPIGTGQLAIPDAFRAGAARPATADVPYQWVLRRQFIGAYLDSENPSFDARVTQSLRLVELAPGVSHAAGGTHHSLVVEMKDYVVVFDAPVSDRQSNMVLSAVRAKYLRKPVKYLVLTHHHMDHAGGIRAYAAEGATIVVGQGAGAHFRRVLAAPYIRNPDLTAKDLAGTPIVEVADKWALSDGAREVQAYMVPNTPHVESMLIGYVPSARLGYVTDLWSPGPPLPAQLTPLQLGLVAGVKKAGITPEKFAGGHGGVADYAPLAERAGN